CCTCAATGCGCACCCCGGTGGACGCTTCACTCCTGACTGACACCGTGAGGGTTCCGCCCGAAGGGGTCATGGCATCCAGGGCATTATCCACGAGGTGCTTGAGCACCTGCTCGATCTCGGCCCGGGGAAGATGGACGGCCACGGTGCCGGGCTCGAAAAAGGTGTTCACCGTGACCCCGATGCTCCGGGCCCTCCCGCCGGCCTGCTCCAGAACGGCCTGAACTGCCTGACACGGATCGAACTCCGTGGCCCTGGGGTCGATGCGCCCGCCCAGGCTCATGAGTTTGGACACGATGTCCTTGCAGCGTCTGGCTTGGCGGACGATGCCCTCAAGTTCCGCCTGCACTTCGGGCAGGCTCCCGCAGGAAACGAATTCCTCTTCTTCCAGCAGCTCCCCGGCCCATTGCGCTTTCTGCATCATGGTGTTCACCGGGTTGTTTATCTCATGGGCAACTCCCTCGGCCAATCTGCCAAGGGCCGCGAGCTTGCCCGTCTCGATCATCCTAAGGCTTTCTTCCTGGTCGGAACGCCTGGACCCGGCCCGCTCGATGGCATTTCCCAGGGGTTCAATGTCCACCGGCTTGACCAGGTAATCCATGGCGCCAAGCTTCATGCCCGCGACGGCCGTGGCCACGTCCGACTGGCCGGTAAGCATCACCACCTGGACCAGCGGCCAGCGCTCCTTGATCTCGCGGAGCACATCCAGGCCGCTGCGGTCCGGCAGGTTCACGTCCAGCACAACCACGGCGGGAGAGCCGCTCTCCACGCTTCTTAAGCCGTCGGACGCGTCGAAGGCGACCGACACCGGGAAATCCCGGGCCTCCAAACGCGCGGCCAGCAGCCGGACAAAGTCTTGCTCATCGTCGATGAGCAGGGTCTTGGGGCGCATGGCCCGCTCCCGGTTATTTATTCTCGTCCATGACCTTCTGGGCGGTTTCGAAATCGCCTTCCTCGGCCAGGGCGGCCACGACCATGGCGTCCTCGATGCGCTCACGGTAGGCCTTCTTCACCGTGCCCAGCAGCTCGTCGATGTCGATGGGTTTCTTGTGGTAGTGGAAGGCGCCAAGTTTGCGGGCCTCGTCCTCGTCCAACTCAGTCCCGTGCCCGGTGAGAATGATGATCTGCACCTTGGGATTGGTGGCGCGCACCTTGCGCAGCACCTCCATGCCGTCGATGCCGGGCATGCGCAGGTCCAGAACCATGACGTCGGGTTCCTGGGCCTTGACCACTTCCAGGGCGGCCTCCCCGGAATAGACCACCTTGGAGGGCACATCGCGCATTTTCATGCGCTCGGCCAAGGTGTTGACGAAGTTTTCCTCGTCATCCACGAGAAGCAGCTTGATCTTGTTCATATCGGTCTCCTTCCAACGTTTAGCGCGCAAGAGCCCGCCACTCGATTACGCCTTCCGCCCGGCCTTTTCGAAAGCCAGGCGCACCCCGCCTTGTATCACTCCAGCCGCGAAGGGGCCGGACTCTTCGCCAGCCAGGCACGAGACCAGGGACTGAGCTTCCCCGGGGCCAAGCGCCTGGCAAAGAATATCCACGTGCACCTTGTCGCCGTCTTCGCCCGGCGCGAACACGATGTCCCCCCGCTCCCTGCATTCCCATGCCACGCCCAGGAGGGCCGTTTCCAGCACCGTGAGCACTTCTATGAGCGACACGGCGGCCTTGCATTCCAGGGGAGCCGGCATCACCACCAGCTTCACCTTGTGCTTCTTGGCCACACGGCTGGACATCTTGGTCAAAAGGTCGGTCGCCCGGCCAAGGTCCGCGCCGTCCTGGCCCTCGTCAGGAGCATGGGCCAGCTTGCTCAGGTTCTCGCAGATGTCCTGGCCCCGGTTCACCTGGAACTGCACCTGCGCGATTATTTCCTCGAATTTGTCGTTGTACTTGAACTTCGGCCTGAGTCCCATGGTCTTGAGAGATTCCTTGCGGGCCAAGGAGAGGTAGTCGGCCAGCAGGCCGGAGGCCTGCTGGATGGTGGCCAGCACGTTGCAGAGATCGTGGCTGACCGTGGCGGCCATTCGGCCCATGAACCTCACCTTGTCCATGTCGACTCCTAGGCTCTGGCCATTTTCACGGCTTCGCCGATCTTGGCGGTGAGGTCGTCGATGGACAGGGGTTTGATCATATAATCGAAAGCCCCGAGCTTCATGCCTTCCATACCGTCCTTGGTGGCGCCCTGGCCCGTGAGCAGAATCACCTGCACTTTTGGATGACGCTGCCTGATGAGGCTCAGCACATCGAGCCCCTTGAGGCCGGGCATGAACATGTCCAGGACAACGACGTCCGGGACGTTCTCTTCCATCATCTTGAGTCCATGCTCGCCGTCCAGGGCCACACGGCAGGTTATTCCGCGCAGGTCCAGGCGTTCGCACAAGGTCTGGACGAACTCCTCTTCGTCGTCCACAAGCAGGATGTTCCAATCCTTCATGGTTACTGCGCCTCCACGGCTGCCGAAGGCGGGGCCATCACCGGAAGCAGCACGGTGAATGTGGAGCCCACCTGTTCCTGGCTCTGCACGGAAACGTCCCCGCCGAGCCGTTTGATTATTCCATAGGTTATGGACAGGCCAAGCCCGGTGCCTTTGCCTCGCTTGGTAGTGAAGAACGGCTCGAAAATGCACTTGAGCGTGTCATCGGACATGCCGCAGCCGTTGTCCTGGATGGAGAAGCCCACATGCTCCTTGTCCTGGTTCCAGGTCTTGACCGTTATGGCTCCCTGGTTCGGGATGGCAGCCAGAGCATTGTTCAAGATATTGAGTATCACCTGCTGCAGCTGCCCCCGGTCGGATTCGATGAGGCTCAGGCCCGGATACAGGTCCAGGGCGAGACTGACGTTGCGGTGCTCGGCCTCCCTGACCAAGAAGCTCGCCGTCTCTTGAATGACTTCATTCAAGTTGAGCCCCTCGATCTTCACGTCCATGCGCCTGGCAAAGCCCAGCATGCGGTGGGTGATGCCCCGGCAGCGTTCCACGGCCTTGAGCACCGCGTCCACCTGGGAGGCGTATTTCGCCTTGCCCGGAAAGTCCTCCTGCAGGCCGAGCAGGTCCTTCATGAGGCCGGCTTTCTCGTTGATGATTGCCAGCGGATTGTTGATCTCGTGGGCCACGCCCGCTGCCAGGCGGCCGATGGAGGAAAGCTTCTGGGCATGTTCCACCTGGCGGAACGCCAGAGCGCGTTTTTCTTCTGATTCGCGCATACGGTTGAGCAAGAGCCCGGTGAACCTGGACACCACGAAGAAGATGGCCACCACACCCGTGAGGAAAATGGCCAGCAGGTCGCCACGTAGGTTGTACCAGGTGGTCAGGGCGCCGAGCCTGGGCTTGGCGGCCATGAGCACGAAATCCGTGTTGGGAAAATAGGCGTAGCTTAAGTAGATATCGCGCCCGGCCGGGTCCGTGGCCGGCACCACCTGGGCCTCGAAGGAGACGGGCGGCAACCGGAGCGGACAGGGTTCCAGCACGTTGCCGTACATGTAGGATCCCGTCTGCAGGATGCCCTTGCGGTTCACCATGAACGCATCGGATCCCGGTTCCAGGCCCATGGCGGAAATGATCTTGTCGAACTGGCGGGTATCCAAAGTGGCCCGGAGAATCCACGTCTCGCCCGATTCGGAGGTATGCTGCATGGCAATGACGACATGTGGCAAATTCCGAAACCCAAGAAACACATCGGAGATGTATTTGCCGTTGACCATCACCTGGGCGAACCAATCCTGGGTGGAGTAGTCTCGCCCCTTGAGGTCGTATGGACCCACATAGCTCACCTGGCGGCCATGGGCGTCAATAAGCCCCAAGTCCACAAATCCTTCGAATTCCTTGCGCATCACACGGAAGATGCGGCCCAGGCTGCGCTCGTCGGAGAGTTCCTGAAAGCTGTAGGCCTGGGCGATGAAAGCCACAGTCGAAGCCCGTTCGGCCAGGAACAGGTCGATGGTGTTGCGGGTCTTACCAAGAAGCACCCGAAGAGGGTTCTGAACCTCACGGGCCATGTTGGTCTGAAATTCCGTGAAGTTGATGACCGCCATGAGCAAAAGGGGCACCAGGGTGACCACGGCCATGAGCCCCACGATCTTACGCTTGAGGATGTCGTAACGCTCCGGGGAGATGGCGTCGTCGCTGGTGTGGAGATCACGGAAATGCCGTGTGAAGATGTCACCCAGCATGGCCGTCCTCCTGGGAGAAGAGGATGTCCCCGGCCTTGAGCGACCCGGCCGAAAAACGCTCCAGCGCGGCCAGGGCCTTGCCCGCCACGTTATCAAGCACTTCCACCCGTTTCCAGCGCAGATAGTGGTAGTATTCCTCTTCGATTCCTCCGCAGATCACCACGTCGATGTCCTTGCGCAGAACAAGGTCGCACAGGCCGTCCGCCGAAGGATGCGGCAGCAGGAAGTCCTCGGTGGTGAAGCCTCCCTCGGGCGACACCTCGGCCATCAGGGCTTCGGCAGCCAGATCGAAGCGGGGGGCCACCTCATCCTTGAAGAGCGGAATGAGAACGCGCTTTACCCGCATGGGCTACTCCTTCTCCCCGGGAGCGGCCAGTTGCTCAAGAAGATGCGCGGGCAGGCACGCGGGGGGTATGGAGGGCTTCGGGCAGATCATCACCGCGAATTCAACAATGTTTCTGAGTTCGCGGACATTGCCGGGGTAATCGTGGGCAAGCAGGAGGCGCCTGGCCCTGGGGGTGAACCCGAGCACCTTTTTCCTGAACTTCGCGGCGAACACTTCCATGAAGTGGGCCAGAAGAAATTCTATGTCCTCGGGCCGCTCACGCAGGGGGGGCAGATCCAGGCGCAGCGCGCCCAGTCTATAGGCCAGATCCTGACGCATCCTGCCTGAACGGACCAAACTTTCCGGGCTGGACGGAGAAGACGCGATGACCTTGGCCTGGGACCTGATCGGGGTCTGACCTCCGGCCGGGAGGATCGCCTCTTCGTCCAGGAAGCGCACCAGTCTTACCTGGAGTTCCTCGGGCAGTTCTCCCACGTCGGAGAGGTAGGCCGTACCGGTTCCAGCCCGCTGGAATGCTCCCGGGGCGATCTCACCGGACTGCTGACGGCGGCCGAACAGCTCTGCCTCGAGTGCTTCGGCCTGCATGGGACCGCAATTGACCCGCACGAAGGGCTCTCTCGCGCGCGGCGAGAGTTTGTGGATGGCCTCTGCCACAGCGTCCTTTCCCGTGCCTGTCTCGCCTATGACCATCACCGGAGCGCCGGCCTGGGCCATGGCTGGAATAAGGCGCATGATGCGCTCCATGGCCGGGCTTTTGCCAACAAGCTTCCCGATGCCCCCCGGCTCCTCGAGCCGGCGTTCGAGTTCCCTGAGCGCGCTCAGATCTTCAACGATGTCGAGCCGGAAGAGCTCCTGCCCAAGAGGGTCGAGCACGGGCACGGCGCTTATGCGCACCGGAATCTTGCGGCGGTGGCGGTTAATTATCTCGGTATCGACCGGCCCCGAAGCCGGGCACTTGCCCTGGCAAATGCCTGAGCGGAGCACATGCCTGCACGGCACACCTCGGGCCGCCTCCCGTGAAAATCCGGTCATCCGTTCAAGGGCGGTATTGACCGTCACCACCCTGCCCTCCCGGTCCAGGACGGCCACGCCAAGCGGCAGGCCGTCCAGTATGGCCGGAAAGTCGAGGGAAGCGAGAAGAGAAGGAGACACGAGCGTCATTACCGAATTCTCCTAGTGGGCTCCTGCGCCGACTATGCCGGAAGCCGCCAGAGCGAGCACCAACACTTCGAGCAGCGAGATGACTGCGAACTTCACGTCGCCTTTCTTCAGAAAGGCAGGGATCAGCGGAATGTATGCAATGATGGTAAGGCCAGCCAACAGAACGATCCCCAGAAAATTGAGAAAATCACCCTTGCCCAGCAGAACGAGCCAGCCCCATCCGGTAGGCACGTTGCCCTGCTCCAGATACACCTTCACTGGTTGGGCCCATAAGGCGGGAACCTGATCCAACGGCACATGGGGGGTCACGAGACCAGTTACGTAGATTACATAGGTCAGCGCCATGAGGGCCAGACCGCCCCAACAGCCCCAGAACAGAATATCGGCATACAGAACCTGCTCTTTCGGAGTCTCGACCGGCGCGCAGGCCTTGGTGTTATCAGCCATGACTTCCTCCTTACTCTTTAATGAATTAGATGCCCAGACCCTTGAGCAGCGCCTTGCCACCCGCGAACAGCAGCACGCCGATGACCATGTAGCGGATGAACTTGGGCTTGGCCTTGGCCAGAAGCTTCACACCCGCAAAAGAGCCGAACATCAGGCCGACCACCGAAGGAATAGCCATCAGCGGGATGACGCAGCCCTGGTTCAGATACACCCAGGCTGCGGAAGTATCGGTGATGGACAACAGGAACTTCGAGGTGCCCACCGCCACCTTGAGCGGCGCCCCCATCATCAGGTTGAGCACCGGAACGTTTGCCCAGCCAGCCCCAAGGCCGAACATGCCGGCCATCACGCCGATGACGATGAACAGCAAAAGCCCCCACAGGGTGCGGTGGGTCTTCCACTCCACGGTCTCACAGGTGGCGGGATCGTAGTAGACGCCGTTCATGCCCAGGGCGAGCCCGAGCGCGTCCTGCTTCGTGACCACGGGCTTGGCCGTGTTTTTTGATACTAGGAGCAGCACGGCGATGAACAGGATGGTTCCACCCAGGCAGATCTGCAGCACATTGGTGGGCAAAGCCAAGCCGATCATGGCGCCCACGATGGCGCAGGAACTGGCGATAAGGGCCACCGGCAGGGCCAGCCTCAAGCTTGCCATGTTACGTTTGAGAAGACCTGGTCCGGCGGCGAGCGCTCCGGCCAGGGCCACCAGAAGGCCGGCACCCCTGACAAAGTCGAGGTGGAACGGGAAGAACCCGCTTACCAGGGGGACGAAGAGAACTCCTCCTCCCACGCCGGCCAGAACCGCGATGATGCCCAGCACGAAGCAGAACACCAGAAGAATTGCCGGCCACATCCACCACGGCCCGGCGGGGGCACCCGCGGCCTGGGCAGCCTCTGCCATGGCCTTGCCGCCGTCCGCGGACGCGGCGAAAGCGAATGCCGCACCAGCCAGACCCAGGGCCACAACAACCATACCGACTCGCATCCATCTCGATTTCATGTTCGCACGCTCTCCCTTGCTTCCAGATTCTGAAAGGGCCGTCCGGCTAAACCGTCGGCGGCACGCCCCACGTTTGTTCTTTCTGGCACAATCCAAGAACCGTACCACAAATAAATACTGTAATTACATAGCTTTAGGGAAAACACTCCGAGACAAAAGCGGCAAACCCTTGCCGCAAGCGGCAAAATTTTGCCAAAACTCACTTCCAATTCATGTGAAGAGGGGGTACGTGAAGAACGCGAACAGGCGATTCTACAAAAAGTTTTGAGCGGAAAACCTGTCAAACGGACAACGAGATGAAAAGCGGCAAAATTTTGCCGATCAGGCTGGACCTCGACGACCTGCCCGAGGAGGGCGGTGGGGTTACAGCTGTTCTTATTGGCTCGAAGGCCATGCGGGACGCCCTCAACCTAGCTTCGCAAGTTGCCCCGTCCGACGCCCCGGTGCTCCTCCAGGGCGAATCCGGAACCGGCAAGGAACTCTTCGCCCGGCTCATCCACTCCATGTCCAACCGGGGAGAAAAACCTTTCATCCCCGTGAACTGCGGCATCCTCAAAGGCGAACTATTCGCGGATAAATTTTTCGGACACGAGTCCGGAGCATTCACCGGGGCGTCCAGACAGCAAAAAGGGAGTTTCGAACTGGCTGGCGAGGGAACCTTATTTCTGGACGAGGTGGGTGAAATCCCGCCCAACAATCAGGCGGACTTCCTTCGGGTCCTTGAACAACGGACCTTCCGGCGCCTCGGAGGAGAGCGCGACTTGCCGTTTGGGGCCCGCATCGTTGCGGCAACGAACAGAAATCTGCTGGAGATGGTCAAGGCGGGAAACTTCAGGGCCGACCTCTATTATCGGCTCAACGTCGTGCCGGTCTTTCTCCCCCCGCTTCGCCAGCGCCGCGAGGACATACCGGTTCTGGCCGGACATTTTCTCGAACATTTCGCACACAGGTACCACAAGCCAGGCATGAAGCTGAGCCCGGACGCGCTCTCCATATTGTCGACGCACGCCTGGCCCGGCAACGCTCGTGAACTCAGAAACCTCATCGAACGCCTCGTTCTCGTCAACCCAGACGGAGTTATCGAGCCGGAGGGTCTCCCCGGGGAACTGCACCCAGGAAGCCAGGTCCACGTTGAAGATCACGGCCCTGAACAATTCGACCTGAACACTGTGGTGCGTGAAGCCGAAATCAAGGCCATCTTTCGCGCCTACCGCCACGCCAAAGGGAACAAGGCCAAGACTGCGGAAATGCTCGGAATCTCCCCCAGAACGCTGCGGCACAAGGTCCAAGAATATGCCTTGAACCTTTCGCGCCACGACAGGTGAACATGACGTGCGGCAGAAAAATGCCGCGTGAGGGATGAGATGACTTTGGGCTGATCAGAAAGGAAAGGAGCGGTCAAAAGCGGTAAAAACTCGGCTAGGAATTGCCAGCGGACGCAAGGCCCACCGCATCCGTAACGTAAACCCCCGAAGGCGAAAACTTCTTCAGCAGCGCGACTATGCTGGCTTCATCCAGCGGTTTGCGCACCACGGCATCAGCCCCGAACTCCATCGCGTAATCAAGATAGTCGGTGGAGATGGACGGCCCCCCCCCGGACATGGCCACCACCTTGATTCCAGGATCATACCCCTTTACATCCAGAACAATCTGTAAACCGGAGGCATTATTCAAAAAAATGTCGGTGATCACCATGTCGATCCGACCGTTTGATTTGATCTCGTCGAGACAATAAAGCTCCTCGGCCATGACCA
The nucleotide sequence above comes from Desulfovibrio sp.. Encoded proteins:
- a CDS encoding hybrid sensor histidine kinase/response regulator; protein product: MRPKTLLIDDEQDFVRLLAARLEARDFPVSVAFDASDGLRSVESGSPAVVVLDVNLPDRSGLDVLREIKERWPLVQVVMLTGQSDVATAVAGMKLGAMDYLVKPVDIEPLGNAIERAGSRRSDQEESLRMIETGKLAALGRLAEGVAHEINNPVNTMMQKAQWAGELLEEEEFVSCGSLPEVQAELEGIVRQARRCKDIVSKLMSLGGRIDPRATEFDPCQAVQAVLEQAGGRARSIGVTVNTFFEPGTVAVHLPRAEIEQVLKHLVDNALDAMTPSGGTLTVSVRSEASTGVRIEVADTGPGVPQAIAERIFEPFYSTKDVGTGSGLGLAICHGIMKSLGGDVELVRNGRQGAVFAATFPALPAKV
- a CDS encoding response regulator; the protein is MNKIKLLLVDDEENFVNTLAERMKMRDVPSKVVYSGEAALEVVKAQEPDVMVLDLRMPGIDGMEVLRKVRATNPKVQIIILTGHGTELDEDEARKLGAFHYHKKPIDIDELLGTVKKAYRERIEDAMVVAALAEEGDFETAQKVMDENK
- a CDS encoding response regulator, translated to MKDWNILLVDDEEEFVQTLCERLDLRGITCRVALDGEHGLKMMEENVPDVVVLDMFMPGLKGLDVLSLIRQRHPKVQVILLTGQGATKDGMEGMKLGAFDYMIKPLSIDDLTAKIGEAVKMARA
- a CDS encoding two-component sensor histidine kinase yields the protein MLGDIFTRHFRDLHTSDDAISPERYDILKRKIVGLMAVVTLVPLLLMAVINFTEFQTNMAREVQNPLRVLLGKTRNTIDLFLAERASTVAFIAQAYSFQELSDERSLGRIFRVMRKEFEGFVDLGLIDAHGRQVSYVGPYDLKGRDYSTQDWFAQVMVNGKYISDVFLGFRNLPHVVIAMQHTSESGETWILRATLDTRQFDKIISAMGLEPGSDAFMVNRKGILQTGSYMYGNVLEPCPLRLPPVSFEAQVVPATDPAGRDIYLSYAYFPNTDFVLMAAKPRLGALTTWYNLRGDLLAIFLTGVVAIFFVVSRFTGLLLNRMRESEEKRALAFRQVEHAQKLSSIGRLAAGVAHEINNPLAIINEKAGLMKDLLGLQEDFPGKAKYASQVDAVLKAVERCRGITHRMLGFARRMDVKIEGLNLNEVIQETASFLVREAEHRNVSLALDLYPGLSLIESDRGQLQQVILNILNNALAAIPNQGAITVKTWNQDKEHVGFSIQDNGCGMSDDTLKCIFEPFFTTKRGKGTGLGLSITYGIIKRLGGDVSVQSQEQVGSTFTVLLPVMAPPSAAVEAQ
- a CDS encoding dinitrogenase iron-molybdenum cofactor biosynthesis protein, translated to MRVKRVLIPLFKDEVAPRFDLAAEALMAEVSPEGGFTTEDFLLPHPSADGLCDLVLRKDIDVVICGGIEEEYYHYLRWKRVEVLDNVAGKALAALERFSAGSLKAGDILFSQEDGHAG
- a CDS encoding sigma 54-interacting transcriptional regulator produces the protein MTLVSPSLLASLDFPAILDGLPLGVAVLDREGRVVTVNTALERMTGFSREAARGVPCRHVLRSGICQGKCPASGPVDTEIINRHRRKIPVRISAVPVLDPLGQELFRLDIVEDLSALRELERRLEEPGGIGKLVGKSPAMERIMRLIPAMAQAGAPVMVIGETGTGKDAVAEAIHKLSPRAREPFVRVNCGPMQAEALEAELFGRRQQSGEIAPGAFQRAGTGTAYLSDVGELPEELQVRLVRFLDEEAILPAGGQTPIRSQAKVIASSPSSPESLVRSGRMRQDLAYRLGALRLDLPPLRERPEDIEFLLAHFMEVFAAKFRKKVLGFTPRARRLLLAHDYPGNVRELRNIVEFAVMICPKPSIPPACLPAHLLEQLAAPGEKE
- a CDS encoding DUF1634 domain-containing protein; translated protein: MADNTKACAPVETPKEQVLYADILFWGCWGGLALMALTYVIYVTGLVTPHVPLDQVPALWAQPVKVYLEQGNVPTGWGWLVLLGKGDFLNFLGIVLLAGLTIIAYIPLIPAFLKKGDVKFAVISLLEVLVLALAASGIVGAGAH
- a CDS encoding sulfite exporter TauE/SafE family protein, with amino-acid sequence MKSRWMRVGMVVVALGLAGAAFAFAASADGGKAMAEAAQAAGAPAGPWWMWPAILLVFCFVLGIIAVLAGVGGGVLFVPLVSGFFPFHLDFVRGAGLLVALAGALAAGPGLLKRNMASLRLALPVALIASSCAIVGAMIGLALPTNVLQICLGGTILFIAVLLLVSKNTAKPVVTKQDALGLALGMNGVYYDPATCETVEWKTHRTLWGLLLFIVIGVMAGMFGLGAGWANVPVLNLMMGAPLKVAVGTSKFLLSITDTSAAWVYLNQGCVIPLMAIPSVVGLMFGSFAGVKLLAKAKPKFIRYMVIGVLLFAGGKALLKGLGI
- a CDS encoding sigma-54-dependent Fis family transcriptional regulator → MKSGKILPIRLDLDDLPEEGGGVTAVLIGSKAMRDALNLASQVAPSDAPVLLQGESGTGKELFARLIHSMSNRGEKPFIPVNCGILKGELFADKFFGHESGAFTGASRQQKGSFELAGEGTLFLDEVGEIPPNNQADFLRVLEQRTFRRLGGERDLPFGARIVAATNRNLLEMVKAGNFRADLYYRLNVVPVFLPPLRQRREDIPVLAGHFLEHFAHRYHKPGMKLSPDALSILSTHAWPGNARELRNLIERLVLVNPDGVIEPEGLPGELHPGSQVHVEDHGPEQFDLNTVVREAEIKAIFRAYRHAKGNKAKTAEMLGISPRTLRHKVQEYALNLSRHDR
- a CDS encoding response regulator; amino-acid sequence: MIVENDVASASQIAGILLKCGHEVVMAEELYCLDEIKSNGRIDMVITDIFLNNASGLQIVLDVKGYDPGIKVVAMSGGGPSISTDYLDYAMEFGADAVVRKPLDEASIVALLKKFSPSGVYVTDAVGLASAGNS